One window of the Cryptomeria japonica chromosome 7, Sugi_1.0, whole genome shotgun sequence genome contains the following:
- the LOC131856821 gene encoding sister chromatid cohesion protein PDS5 homolog C-like, whose product MATEDTKQLARSLYLAGSKLNEHFQSKNEVLNTLKRAEECLILVEQSPHDWIQLAMSPIGTTLKQHWWLRHPNDEIRLVVTSCLSEIMRIITPLVTYEDDDTMKEVLQLIVESLHGLQDDKSPAFNSSAKILDIVPGTRSFILMLDLQMFHCFIAEIRKRHPNKVKTNMFDILSMILDENDTVCKQLRSELLDIWRSELHVSAAAYDFSRSLVELKIEKFREQLTTEELISWGLQVSPSLQVRINPNVDEEVSALITPITLPEESRKDNELLSVEEEFIEFV is encoded by the coding sequence ATGGCAACAGAAGACACTAAACAACTAGCAAGATCACTTTACTTAGCAGGCAGCAAGCTCAATGAGCATTTTCAGTCAAAGAATGAggtcttgaatactcttaaaagagcAGAAGAATGTTTGATTCTTGTGGAGCAGTCACCTCATGATTGGATACAGTTAGCTATGTCTCCTATAGGGACTACCTTGAAACAACACTGGTGGCTTAGGCATCCAAATGATGAAATCAGATTGGTAGTTACTTCTTGTTTATCTGAAATCATGAGGATAATAACACCTCTAGTAACATATGAAGATGATGATACAATGAAAGAAGTTTTACAACTGATTGTGGAGAGTCTTCATGGGTTGCAAGATGACAAATCCCCCGCTTTTAATAGCAGTGCAAAAATTTTAGATATTGTGCCAGGGACGAGATCATTCATCCTTATGTTGGATCTCCAAATGTTTCATTGTTTCATTGCTGAAATTAGGAAACGTCATCCTAACAAGGTGAAGACAAATATGTTTGACATCTTGTCCATGATCCTAGACGAGAATGATACTGTTTGTAAGCAGTTGCGGTCTGAATTGTTAGACATTTGGAGAAGTGAGCTACATGTTTCAGCTGCAGCCTATGATTTCTCAAGAAGTTTGGTTGAGCTGAAGATTGAAAAGTTTAGGGAGCAGCTAACTACAGAAGAATTGATCTCTTGGGGTTTACAAGTTTCACCTTCTCTTCAGGTGAGAATCAATCCAAATGTTGATGAGGAAGTCTCAGCTTTGATTACACCTATTACCTTGCCTGAGGAAAGTAGAAAGGATAATGAACTCCTTTCAGTTGAGGAGGAATTTATTGAGTTTGTGTGA